The DNA window CGCGCAACCGGAGCCGGTCGGTTTCACATGCCGCTCGTCTGCAGAGCTGGGAAACACTTCGCGAACTCCGGATCGACCGGAGCCTCGATCCGCAGCGGTTCGCCGGTGCGGGGATGCGTCAGTTCCAGACACTTCGCCTGCAACAGCATGCGGGTGCCGGTGCCGAGGGTGGCGCCGAGGCGGTCGCTGGTCTCGATGCCGGCGTAGCGGTAGTCGCCGACGATCGACTGTCCGCGATCCAACAGATGACGGCGGATCTGGTGGAACCGCCCGGTTGCAGGGATCGCCTCGATCAGAGAGAGCATCAACTCGGGGTCGCTGGAAAAGGAACCCCGCTCACGCACCGTGAGCCGGCGGAACGACGTTCGGGCAGGCAGGAGGTCGTCCTCCGGGTTCCTTCGCAATGGCGTCTCGCACTCCCAGTGGTCGGGAACCTCACCCACCACGACCGCATGGTAACGCTTCTCGACCCGGCGCGTCTCGAAGGCTTGCTGGGCAGCGGCGGCGGTCTTCTTGTCGAGTGCGAGCAAGAGCACGCCGGAGGTCGGGCGATCGAGGCGGTGAACGGGATACACGCGGCGCCCGAGCTGGTCGCGCAGTCGCTTCATGACGATCTGTTCCGGAGGTTCCGGATCGCGGCCCGGATGCACCAGCATGCCGGCCGGTTTGTCGATGGCGATGAGGAACTCGTCCTGGTGAAGGATGGTCAGGGGCGCGTCGATGTCCGAGCCTTGCCCGAATTCCCGAAGCTTCCAATCCCGGAACCGCTCATCGAGTTGTACGAACTCCTGAGAGTGATCTGATTTATTCCGATGACAATGGATGGAACCGCCAAGTCGCCAAGGGCGCTAAGGAAAGCGATAGTGTTTAGCTTGGCGCCCTTGGCGACTTGGCGGTGAATCAAACAGAGTCGGAATCGTTTGGGAGAATCGTATTACTCGACCTTGTGCGTGGCAGGCATGCCGCGGAAACGGTCGTCGGGATCGTTGGTGCCGCGGAGCGGAATCGCGACGCGGGTTTCGGCATCAATGTCGGCCAGCCCGGAGCCGAGAACGACCTCGGCCGTGTCGATCATCTTGTCTGTGTCCGCGGTGCATGCGGCGATCGGATCCTGCAGCGTGACCGAGGAAGTGGCGGGCCGCCACATCACGCTGAGTGGCGTGGGAGTCCGGAAAAGCAAGACTCCGTCGGGATCCTTCAGTTCAC is part of the Haloferula helveola genome and encodes:
- a CDS encoding RluA family pseudouridine synthase, which produces MLVHPGRDPEPPEQIVMKRLRDQLGRRVYPVHRLDRPTSGVLLLALDKKTAAAAQQAFETRRVEKRYHAVVVGEVPDHWECETPLRRNPEDDLLPARTSFRRLTVRERGSFSSDPELMLSLIEAIPATGRFHQIRRHLLDRGQSIVGDYRYAGIETSDRLGATLGTGTRMLLQAKCLELTHPRTGEPLRIEAPVDPEFAKCFPALQTSGM